CTCGTCCCGAAACAGATAGGTTTCGTGGGTTGTCACTTCTTGCAGAAACCCATCCCACTCTTCATGAGAAGTGGGAAGCTTACTGAGGAACTTGAAATACTCCTCGAAGTCAGCGATGCCGGTTTGCTTTAGGCGACGTCGAATTCGATTCGAGAGCAATTGTTTTTTCGCGGGCGAAATCTCAATGCCAGCGACTTCGTAAATCATTTTTGCATAACGTCTCATCTGGTCATCAGTGACTTGCGACGTAGCGGATAGGTGAGACATCTGGAATTCCCTTTTATCGATAAACTGTTTTCTGCGAGTCTTATGCTCTGAGTGTTTCACACGTTTCGGCGCGAGGTGCCTGGTATACGTGGCACCTGCTTACTTAAATGCGGAATCGGCTCACCAATTCGCGAAGCATGGTTGCCTGAGTTCCCAATTCTTCGCTGCTGGAAGCCATTTCCTCGGACGCGGCGGACGATTGTTCCGTAACGTACGACACTTGCTGGATCGCTCCAGCAACTTCGTTGGCGTTTTGAGCTTGCTCGACCGTCGCCATGGCAATTTCGGAAATCTTGGAAGCGGTTGAGCCAACCCCAGCGATAATCTTCTCCAACGCTGCTCCGGTCTGTTCGCTAAGTGTTGCTCCGTCCTGAACTCGTTGCGTCGACTCTTTGATCAGCGATGAAATTTCTTTAGCCGCTTCGCTCGAACGTTCGGCCAGTTTGCGAACTTCGTCGGCCACCACCGCGAATCCCAAACCATGTTCCCCAGCACGAGCTGCTTCGATGGCTGCATTCAAAGCCAACAAGTTCGTTTGACTGGCAATTTCAGAAATGACCTGAATGATTTCACTGATCTGCTCGGAAGAGGTCTTGATCAGCTCCATGGCCTCGATCGATTTCTGAACTGCGTGGCCACCTTCCTGAGCCATGTGACTGGTATCGGCCGCCATACGGTTGGCTTCGCCAGCGTTGTCTTTCACCGTATCGATGCTGCGGGTTAATTCTTCAATGGAAGCACTCATCTCTTCCACCGCAGCACTTTGCGTGTGAGCTCCCTGAGCAAGATCCTGCGAATTCTCGGCAATAACCGAGGCACCCTCAGCGAACTGCATACCGCTGTCGACCACTTGGCTTAGGATGTCACGCAGATCGGCAATCATGCGATCGATCCCCCCCGCGAGTGCTCCGATCGCGTCGTCTGATTCAAGGTTGATCCGCTGTGAAAGATCCCCCTCGGCAGCCGCTTCGACGACACGCAAGATGCTGTCTACATTGGCTAGAAGAAATTCTTGCTGCTGCCGGTCTTGCTCGGCTCGTAATTCTTCAGCTTGCTTTGCGTTCACCTGTTCGGTTATCAGTTTCCAAGTCACCATGGGTCCGACGTAGTTGTCACTCGCATCGAAGAGCGCGGTCGCTTGAAGCTCGATATATTCGCCTTCCAATTCAATTTGCGTTTCGATCGGCAAATTGCTGGAATCAGCCAACAACCGGCGTTGATACGCAGGATTCGTATGGAAGATGTCGTAAGAAGCTCCGACAATCTCCTCTACCGGAATCGGCAACACATGCTCGATACTATTGAACGCCCTTACCGAGGCAGGATTAACGTAAGTGATAATCCCATCCAAGTTGGCCACCAGGATGTTGACCGGAGCGTTCTCGACAATCGCCGATTTGTCAGTGGCGTCTAGTTCTTGACTCTGATTCTCGGTACTCACTTCCCAGGTCACCATCGGACCAAGGTAAGTCCCCGCTTCGTCATAGATGGCGGAAATTAGCAAGTCGGCAGTTTGATCTCCGATTCGAACACTCGTTCGTAAGGGAAGATTCTGCGGATTACTGATACTGCGGCATTGCTCGTCCGCGCTTTCCAGAAAGATGTCGAGACCTTGTCCAACCACCTCTTCGGGCTTGCAAGGCAAGTGGTCAGCAAGGCCCTGCAGCGTGGCAAGGCTCGCCGGATTGACATAAGTAATGATCAGGTCGGTGTCGGCCATCATGATATTGATGGGGGAACTCTCACTCATCGCGCGGGCGAGTGAGAGTTCATTTTGCAGCTGACTTATGTTCTTCGCCGCAGTGTTGTTTTTCTTTACCGTCATTTTATTAGGCTCGTTCTGCGAGATTGGTCCTGCCCCTTACCATCCGCTGGCTACCGATTGCCTCCTGCCGCTTGGTCTGCGTCCGAACACGACGCAGCCCCTTGCATCACTGAACCGAAGCGTCTACGTGGTTCTACCCAGCGATAGCTTCCAGTTTTTCAGCGTCGGCCTTGCCGAGGATTTTGTCGATGTCCAGCAAGATCAGCAGTCGCTTTTCGAGCTTGACCAATCCGGTGAGATACTCTCGCCCCAAACCAGCCACGGTAGGAGGTGGATTCGAGATCTGATCTTTCGAGATTCGCAAGACTTCGCTGACGGCATCCACCACAATGCCAACCGTCTTGCCACCAACGTTCATCACCATGATGCGGGTTTCATCCGATGGTTCTTGTTCTTGCAGACCAAATCGAAGTCGCAAGTCAACAATCGGAATCACCGTGTTTCGTAGATTGATCAGCCCCTTGATAAAGATAGGCGTTTGAGGGACACGCGTGATTTCCCCCATCAGGATAATTTCCTGAACGCGGGTAATCTCGATCCCATACTCCTCTTTGGCCAGTTGGAAACTGACCAACTGCATGGAGTTGGTTCCCTCACGTCGCTGAGCCGAATGGCTCTCGCGTTCTTCTCTCTTTAGATCTTCAGTTGTAACGGACAATGTTCTGTCTCCCGATGTTTGCTGGAACGAAATCTCGATCAGCTTCCCGAGGTGTCGGGCAGGACAGCCTTGTCCGCTAGGTGCTCCCTTCAAAATTGCCAGAACGCTTGCATTTGCTTGCAGCCAGCCACCTGCACATACTTGACGTTCTCGAATAAAAATCGGTTAGTGTTAGCGACCTTGTTTGCCAAGAGGGAAGATTTTCTCTATTTGTTTCTAACCCCCTCTCTACCTCAGCCAGAGCATGCGGCAAAATTGGAACCACTCTTGCGGCATCCCGAAGGTTTCGCGGTTTTTCCATAATCACTAGGCACAAACAGCAGTTTTGCCGTGATTCAAATCCATAAAAGCGTGTTCCATGGAAAATAGATCGTTATTTGAACAAGCCATTTGACGCACTCGCGGAACAACCTATCGTTCGGTAGGAATTTTGATTTCTAAATCAATTACCAACGGATTACTCAATCCGTGCGGGCAGACTACTAATCAGGAGTTAATAGGAAACCATGGCAACACGCGTACTCGTCGCAGACGACTCGAGCACGATGCGAAAAATCATCCTTCGTTCACTTCAAGCGGTAGGGGTACCGAGTGCCGTCGAAGCCGCTGATGGTGAAGAAGCGGTCAAGATCTTCAAGCCGGGCGAGTTTGATCTCGTTTTGACCGACTGGAACATGCCCGGAAAGAACGGTCTGGAAGTGATCCAAGAGATTCGCAAAGTCGACAAAGACGTGACCATCATGATGGTTACCACCGAAGCAGAAAAATCCCGCGTGATGGAAGCCATCCA
The sequence above is drawn from the Bremerella cremea genome and encodes:
- a CDS encoding methyl-accepting chemotaxis protein, translating into MTVKKNNTAAKNISQLQNELSLARAMSESSPINIMMADTDLIITYVNPASLATLQGLADHLPCKPEEVVGQGLDIFLESADEQCRSISNPQNLPLRTSVRIGDQTADLLISAIYDEAGTYLGPMVTWEVSTENQSQELDATDKSAIVENAPVNILVANLDGIITYVNPASVRAFNSIEHVLPIPVEEIVGASYDIFHTNPAYQRRLLADSSNLPIETQIELEGEYIELQATALFDASDNYVGPMVTWKLITEQVNAKQAEELRAEQDRQQQEFLLANVDSILRVVEAAAEGDLSQRINLESDDAIGALAGGIDRMIADLRDILSQVVDSGMQFAEGASVIAENSQDLAQGAHTQSAAVEEMSASIEELTRSIDTVKDNAGEANRMAADTSHMAQEGGHAVQKSIEAMELIKTSSEQISEIIQVISEIASQTNLLALNAAIEAARAGEHGLGFAVVADEVRKLAERSSEAAKEISSLIKESTQRVQDGATLSEQTGAALEKIIAGVGSTASKISEIAMATVEQAQNANEVAGAIQQVSYVTEQSSAASEEMASSSEELGTQATMLRELVSRFRI
- a CDS encoding chemotaxis protein CheW, yielding MQLVSFQLAKEEYGIEITRVQEIILMGEITRVPQTPIFIKGLINLRNTVIPIVDLRLRFGLQEQEPSDETRIMVMNVGGKTVGIVVDAVSEVLRISKDQISNPPPTVAGLGREYLTGLVKLEKRLLILLDIDKILGKADAEKLEAIAG
- a CDS encoding response regulator, whose amino-acid sequence is MATRVLVADDSSTMRKIILRSLQAVGVPSAVEAADGEEAVKIFKPGEFDLVLTDWNMPGKNGLEVIQEIRKVDKDVTIMMVTTEAEKSRVMEAIQAGVSDYLVKPFTADTLREKLEKHGC